Part of the Rhinolophus ferrumequinum isolate MPI-CBG mRhiFer1 chromosome 25, mRhiFer1_v1.p, whole genome shotgun sequence genome, AACCAAAGAAGCTGTGGTTGCTGACCCAGTCTGGGCCGACTGACACAGAGGTGGTGGCGTCCGGGGCTGGCAGCTGCCGGCTGTGGGGCAGGGCTCTATCTGAGCTCTATGGCCGGCCTGGCGTCATGCATATTCAGCCTCCAGGACAAAAGAGTGTTTAGGGTTCCACCGTAGAGGTACTTGGCGACTCATAAGGGCGGTTTCTGAATGGCGCAGAAAGGAGCATGACCTCAAGGACGGACCACAGCCAGGCCCTTCCTTCCCCATGGGGCTGGCCACCCTGGGAGGCCTCGCTCGCACTTGCTGGTTGTGGGGAAAACCCGCAAACCCTGACTGCTGAGCCACGCCCACCATAAGGGGGCACCCAGCTTTGGGAGGCTTTTATTGAGGGACAAGTTTTCAAGCACCATTATCACGCTCGCGATGAAGCAGAGTTGGGGTGCATTTTTAAAGGTGAACCCTAACCGAGGGCCAGTAGTGTCTCTGCCAAGTCCAGGGCTCCCCTGCTCCCTTTCCTCCACGTCTTTGCCAGTTTTGGGGGCCAGCCAATTAAAATAGAACCAAGGTTCCGTCCATGTGTCTCTGTGGAACCAATCAGCAAACCTTTTGGATGAAATGCTCTAGCGATGCTTTCGAGCTATGGTTTATTGTCGATCcatttaaatctaaaattacaGGAAAACCAGAATTGGAGAGGCAGTGCATCCCGTGACTTGCTATTTTTGATAAGGAAACTCTAAACGTCACTAAACTCTTGCCTTTCTGAGATGTTTCATGTTGCTGAACTCCCGGAGGCCCTTCCCGGTGATGGGAGTAATTTCTGGGTATTTGTGAGGGAACAAAAGGACCTCAGCTGACAAATTCCGTGAGTGCCCTGGTCATCCTGGCTGGGCTGCTCCTGTGTGAGGTGCATTGAGTCCTCCCACGTCTTCTCACCCAGACACCTCCCCCACCTGGCTTAGGGCCTTCTGGCCACGTCCCGGGACTCAGAACCCAACCCTCTGTGTGGGTCTGGGTGGGCAGGCGTCGTCCCCCAGGCAGCCCCTCTCTGTGCTCCCAGCCACACCGCTCCACCCAGCAGTAGGTCACCGtgtgtctctccctcccttccttgggAGGCTCCGGTTTCTGAATTCCTGTCTCAGAGAAGACAGATGGATGACCAGAGGCTGGAGATAGGGGCAGACTCGGCCAGCAGGTTCCCGGGCTCGTGCTCTGGGAATTCTGGGAAAAACAGAATTCACTGTACTTTGCAACACAAATACCCTAGTAAAGAATGAAGGGGACAGTTGAGTGTGGCTTCATGAAATCATCTGGAGACCACAGATTCAGGGGGACAATGATGGGATCACGGGAGCCCACCCCTCAGGTCACAGGAAGGGGAACCAGGTTTCTGTCCCCAAGGCCCTGCAGCCACAGAGGCCGGACGGGACCCAGTGTTGGTCTAAAGTCACATTGCAGGGTCTGGAGCTGGCAGACGCCAAGGGGCACTGCCAAGGGGGCCTGGAAAGACTACTGTGAGGGAGGGAGTGAAAGTACAGGACGTCGGCGTCTGGGGACCCTGAGGGGCTGAGCAGAAAACAAGGGCGTGAGGCTCATGGTTCAGTGGGGACACCCCCGAACGTGCTGTCCCATGAAGCCCAGCCAGGAAGATGTGACATGGCCCCATGGGAGCCCCCAGAGCCCTGCCGAACTGTGAAGGCCGTGTTAGGATTGGGGCCTCGGTGTCTCGCTGCTCCCCGCAGGGTTCTGGCCAATTGGAAGTGACTGCTGGTGGGCCTGGTTGTTGTGTGGGGTGACGGATTATTCTGGAACGagacagaggtggtggttgcacaacattgagaacgcactaaatgccactgaattcttcactttcaaatggtaaattttatgttatgtgactataactgcaattaaaaaaataaaagaactgggGGCTAACTTGGAGGCCAAATGTCCAGTAGTTATGAACAGCAGGCAACCAGCCAAGTGCCTATGTGTAGTTCAGGCCCAGACAGAGGGCAACTTCAGACTCCTGGAGTCCGTCGGGTCTGGAAGAGGGAGTCGTCACATGTGCTGGGGGCTTCCAGCCCAAGCCCCACCGTGGCCGGACTGGGACCCAGGGTGTGGATGGCGTCGGGGTCAGGGTCGGGGTCAGGGTCTGGATGGGCCTCCAGCAGGTGGACCCGGGGAGACGGGCGTAGTGCCCCTCCAGCCACAGAGATGCTTAAACTGAAGGGCTTGGACGTCCAGGGAGAAAACCTTGTTCAAAATCCGTTTTCCactcagtgctaaaaagaaatgagctctcagGGAAGAGACGTAGAGGGACCTTCGGTGCATGTGACTGAGTGAGAGGAGCCAGTCGGAGACAATGCACACTGTGTGATCCCAACGCtgtgacattctgggaaaggcaggaCTGTGGGGACAGTGACAAGATCAGGGATTGGGGTGGGGCGTGAACAGGCGGAGCACAGAGGGTGTTTAGGGCAGAGGAACGACCCCGTGTGACACATAATGACATACGTGTCATGACACATTTGTTCAAACCCACTGAGCGTACACTCCAGACTCTGGTGATTGTGATGGGCAGTGTAGCTTCAATTGTAACAAACGTACTCCACCAATGCAAGGTCTGAATAacgggaaactgaggcagggggaGAAGGGGTACATGGGAACTGTACTTTCTGCACAatctttctgtaaatctaaaatggCTCTAGAAAGTAAAGTCTGTAAATCTTAAAATACCCATTTTGCAAGAGAAAGATTGGGAGCAGGAGGGGACAGGAAGTGGGTCTCATGTGGGGTGTGTTGGGGCGCTGAGTGGCCCTGGGCATGGGGACGTTCCAGGATCATCTGGGCATAGACAGGCTGGCCCGATGGCACACGCTAGacatctgctgctgctgtttgtGCTGCCTGTGTTCCTGGCGCTGAAGAGATACATGCCACCGTCCCACAAGGTAGGCTCCATGCCCACAGCCCTGCATGCGGGGCTCCCTGGGGCTGCCTGCCCATCCCTGCAGGTGCCCTCTGTGTCCAGCCCCCTCTGGGCTCCTGGAAAAGAAGGTGCACTCGAGCCTCCAGGACGGTTGACACGGGGCCAACGGGTCTCAGTGGCCCACGTCCTAGGATGGAAGTGGCTCTCAGGATGGTAATGGCCCAGCTGAGGGTCTccctggaggaaggaggggccACCAGGCCACATACAAGCACGAGGGTCTGACAGGAGGCAGTGTGAGCTTGTGAATAAAGGTGACAGTGAGGACAGCCCCGCCTCGTCCGCACGTACACCCAGGGACGCTCCCCATGCTCCCTCCTGCTATTGGGGTGCCCACCCTAGAAGTTAGCCCCTCCTCTGTCCCTATTTCTCACCTGCAAACCCGGCATCCTGGCTCCACCTCTCGGTCGGTAGGATCTCTACAGAAAAGCAAAGTGAAACGGTTTCCGTCTGAAAACCCTTTCAAGAGCCTCCAGCGTCCAGGCAGCAGCTCCCAGTGGCTCTGACCCCAAGTCTCCAGGCCGTTCTGGAGGGTCCCCAGGTCAGTTACGATCTGAGGGTGCTAAGAGGTGTTCTGCCCGCTCACCCTCGTGCTTCTACAAGCGTGTGGTGGCATCACCCCGGGGTCACAGGGTGTGAGACAGCTCAACAGGCAGAATCGAGACCACGATGAGAAGCCAGCTTGGAACACAGGTGCACTCTGCTGAGCAcggtttgttttgttgttttggaaaGCTACACCAATTTTTCATAACAATCTTTTTTATATTAGCATGGAgtgggtttattatttttaaatgaatacatgaatatgtAAAGCTTCTCTCCGTGTTAGCGTCCACTGCACTGGACACAGGAGACATAACCCACACCCACAGCAGCTCTCCGGGGCCCCCAGTAGTGttgtgagtttttaaaagaagtttgagAACCGAGGTCAAAGGCCGCGCTCACTGTGGCAGCTGCGGGCGGGTGGCAGACCTGGCTTGACCCTCAGGTGCAGCTCCGTGTTGTCTCTGTGGCCTGTTACTGACCATCTCTGTGACACGTGAGCACATGAGTCACGTGGCACAGCACCAGGAAGCCCTTTGCCTGCCCTGCTGCTCGGCGACTCCCTAGCTTCCTCcatcctctgtgcctcagtttaccctctGTCTACATCGCTCAGGACAGACGCAGACAACTGTTAGctccctttccccctttccaCAGGCCGTCCTGGCCTTCCACCCACCTTGGTCTGTGAATGTTCCAGAAAACTCAGGCGAGCTGTGTTTGAAAGGTGGTGGGGCACGGGCAGGACACgggaggcagagggcagggagtggCCGTTGCAAGAAGCAGGGTCTGCAGCGGCCCCAGGAGCAGAGACACAAGCCCTAGCGTTGCAGGGGATCGGCGAGCCCTGCAAAGAACACTTGGAATGCCAGAGTGGCTGCTGTGCAGTCAACAGCCTGAACCCACAGAAGTTCTGCACGGCCCAGACCTTCTTCCTACATTGCCTGTCCTGGCAAAAGGTGCGTCCTGGGGCGGGTGGGCCACGGGCCTCTGGGAAGGAGGGCCAGCAGGCAGAAAGGGCTAGACCTCCTTCCCCTGCAGCCCACCGGGCACTCGTGCTTGGACCACGGGGAGTGTCAGAGCAGCTGCTGCGTCACCAACAGCAACAGCGCGCTCCGCTTCTGCATGCCCAGAACCATCTTCTACCAGTGCCTGCAGTGGCGCAAGGTGAGGGCAGGGGAGGTGCCTGCTGGGGCCAGGTTACAAGGTGGCACAGGGGGGGTGTTGCCTGCTCAGGTGCACAGGTGGGGGGTCGCCTGCTTGGGTGCACGGATTTCCAGGCGTCTGGGGTGACCTCTGGCCTCTGTGTACCTCCAGCCAAATGGGGCCTTGTGCAGTGACCACAGTGAGTGCAGGTCCAAGTGCTGCATCCTGCTCACCGAGGTCAGCCCCCCACGTTGCATCCCCCGCAGCGGGATCCTCGCCCAGTGCCTGCCGCTGGTGAGTCCCTGGCGGCAGGTCACGCAGCTAGTGGACAGGGGTCTGTGTCTCCAGAGCCTGGAGGGTGACCCTTCCAGGAGACACCACCACCTGCCATCTGGAGATTGGCCTCAGTGTCTGTTTCCTGGAGCAGGAAGAGTGGACAATGTGTCAGACAGGACATATGTTGAGGGCATAGTGGGGCTCACAGAGGGGTCAGGGACCCAGTGGAAACAGGTCTGATGTGCCTGGTGGAAGGCAGGGGCTGGGACGGCGGGGGGACCCAGGGGACCACGGGAACAGGTGACAGTGAGGCTGCCGCCACCCCCGGCCTGGAGGCCCAAGAGAGGACCCTCCCCAGGAACGTCTCTTCTCCCACCTCCTGTCTCCTTCGGGAGCCTCCCATGGGCTGAACCTCACTGCAGTCCAGTAGCAAAGAGGTCGGACGATGCAGCCCCAGAGCCCAGCCTCCACGGGCTCAGAACAGGAAGAGAGCAGGGAGGACAGCTGGGACGGGGCAGATGGAGACAAGGGGAGACACAGACGAGGGACAGACAGAGATGGGGGACAGACAGCACTAGGGGCAGATGGAGCCAGGCAGAAGTCGATGGGGGCGTGGACATGAGGGGCACGGGGGGCTGCGAGAACGTCTGCTGTGAAATGCGTGTGGGTCCCTCACTACACGTTTCGTGCTGGAACCCATGACGTCCCTCTGATTATGAGGAGGTCTCTGACCCCCAGCAGTTGAGACCCACTGATGTCGAGCGCCTGTACCTTGCTCTGGGGTCATCAGCACCCAGGCACAGCAGGTGCTCAGACAAAACGGTGGCAAATCATGTCCAGACGGGCCCACTGGCGTTCTGCCCCATCTGTACAGTGGGAGGGACGTCTGGGCTCGTAAGACACAACTGTCCTGAGAGCCGACCTCCTTCTGTTCCTGCGCAAGGTGCTGTCTCCCTGTGCGTTTCCTGATTTCTGCTCTGTCCTTTAGTGATATGGGCAGGAATCTGCGCCCTGAAGAACCAGACAGGACTGTACGGACATCCACTCTGGGTCTCGTCATGCATGAGTTACGGGAGCTCGTGCGTGTTGCTGGGACCAGCAATGTCACACTTGGCATTAGTAAACTCTCCTGAGTGAGTGAAAGTGGGTTTTgtcatgtctattttttttcagacaaTAAAGGCAAAAACACCTGTAGGCGATGTGGAGCCTGTGGACAAGGGGATCCCGCTCAGGTGTGGGGCAGTGGCATTTCCTATCAGGTGTGACCTGGCAAAGAAAGGGCCGCTGCTGAGTGGTGActgtcccctcccttctggcGTTTCCATCATAAAGGCACATAAGTGTGGGTTGTCAGTGCAAGTGAAAATAATCAGCGTCCCAAGCTGCACAGCCCCATGCTGCTGGTGCTACTGGGAGCACAGAGCTACGCAGGCTGAACGCCCGCTCCCTGGGGGAAACCGTATGGGAGACCCTTGGAGGCTTTGTTTCCTTGGCGTGCAAGACATCTGAAGACTTGGGAGGAAAAGCCCCTCAGGCGAGTCCTTGTGGGGACAGGGAGTGACATTTAGCCCTGGTGTCCTCCCATCTCCTGTTTCCTGTTGGTCAAGTCCCTGCACCCCACTTCCTGCCGAGGGAGCGCGTCTTCTCAGAGGCAGGTCTCCCTGGAGGCAGCTGGGCGAGTGTGATGGAGCACAGGCTCGTGTCCAGCGCAGCACACCGTCCCTCAGTGGGTCCAGCAAGAATCCAGGGTCCCCCAGCATCTGTGcttcttttctctgcctcagcAGGACCCCGTTTTATTCGGGATTACAATGTGCCCAGCATACAAATAATGTTTCCTTCCTGTACACATAGGGGCGAGCTTGGGACACGTTTCTGATAAGAATTCTGTAAAGTGTTTGGGGGGCTTTCATGGAAGACGGGGCCCTCCTCGTGCTGCGTCCTCCAGCCTGGAACTCAGGTGTGGTGGCTGAAGCCCAGCAGCCACCTCACAACCCTGAGGAAACGTCAGGTACGATGGAAGCATGAGCTAAGGGTGGAGGAGCAGGAACGGAGGGACGCCAGGCCCTTCCTTCCACCAGACGCCACAGGGCAGCCGGGACCGACTGGTGCCACCATTTCCACGTCTGTGTTCCTGGCAGCTTAGCCCAGTTCCTAAGTGATACCACCCAAAATATAGGTTTCCCTTCTCTTTACAATTTGGATCGGATTTCTTCATCTTTGAGCACCAGATGAAGTCGTAGCCTTGCATTCAGAGGCCACAGTATGTGAGAAAATATATGACACCACAGTCCATTCAATTGGTGGTCTTGGCTGCcgccataaacacacacacacacacacacacacacacaattttggatatatatatatatttttaaattttttaaataaaaggggaCACTTTCTCTTACAGACGTGAAGCTACGATACAAACCTTTCATACTACAAATTGTGTGATGTTGGGGCCGGAGTAGCGAAGAAAGTGCCCTAATTCCTGGAGCCCTGGTTGGGGGGAGGAGCTGGGCTGCCACCGGGACGTCTAAGACCCCATTTGCTGCCTCACTTCCCACCAGCGCTCCCCTCTCCGACAGTTGTTCGCAGCTTGTGTCTTCGGCTCTGGAGCCTGTCGACCAGCAGAGCCCAGCAGAAATAATCCTGTTGGTCGTTTCTGTACTTtctccccccccctttcttccgcctccccctcccactcttacccccccactccagttcaagccattgtttctcagtctagttttgtaggacacagctccctggcccatgctggtgttatgagccttgcgctcccccgggtGAGGCTGTCAGTTGCCAGTCGTCGGTCGGCCGCTCGcactggccaccggctgctcatggTGGCATACAGTAGCCTGCGGCAGCGCACAGCACCCtgcagcagcccatggcagcccagggcagcacacagcagcccatgccgacctctggctgctcatggcaacccagctccaggaagagctgttgttcacaatcttagctgtagagggcgcagctcactggcccatgtgggaatcgaactggcgacctcaaTGTTAGGAGCACAgcttccaaccacctgagccaccagagTTTTTGAGACATAATCTGTATGTTACCtgattcacccatttaaaatatagGATTCAATAGCTTTGAGGACAGTCACAGGTTATGCAGCCGTCACcgcaatcaattttagaacattttcatcaccctcaaaAGAAACCCCGTATCCCTCAGCcgtcacccccacccctgcataGCCCCGCGCCCCTGACAACCACTCATCTGCCTTCTTTCTACGGATTTGGTTGTTCTGGATGCTTCAGGCAAGTGGGATCCTGCTGTCCAGGCGCTTCTGTAACTCAGCATCCTGTTTGCACAGCTCACCGACGTGTGGCTGCGTGACTGGAGCCCACTTTCTAACCGTTCACGTGTTGACAGACATTTCTCATAGTTGTGAATTGCAGGGCTACCAACAGTGGGCACACATGTTTGTGTGGTCACGTGTTTCCATTCTCTTGGGTAGATATCTAGGAGGGTCATGTAATGTTTCCTACTGGTcacatttaaaaggtaaaaagaaacagatgacatTAATTTTAGCAACATAGTCTACTtgacccaatatatccaaaatagtaTCATTTCAGCAAGGAGTCGATATATAAAGTTAGTGCGCTATTTCCTGTTCATTTTGTGGTAAGCCTGTGAAATCTGCTGTTTTCTGTGCTCACAGCAATTCCCAGTTCAGATGCTGAATTTTCACTGGGATATTTGATCTATAATTTGATTTCACAGCATGTACAGTTGAGAAAGTGGGTTCACATGCCCCAGTTGTCCCAAACATAATTGCAAATATGAATAACTGAGTTGCCAGTTTTTAAACTTAAACTAGAATAAGATAAAAACTTCAGGTCTagggtggatgggtggctcagttggttagagtgtgagctctgggccacggggctgccggttcaattaccacatggggcagcaagctgcgccctccgcaactagaatgaagtcaatgagctgccgctgagctcccagatggctcagttggttggagcgcgtcctctcaaccacaaggttgtggttcgactcccgcaagggatggtgggctgcgcccccccgaaactaacaacggcaactggacctggagctgagctgcgccctccacaactaagattgaaaggacaacttgacttggatggagctgatgagtcctgggaaaaacatactattgttccccaataaaaagtcctggaaatacacactgttccctaataaaattcTGTTCCCcctctccaataaaaaaaaaaaaatcttttaaaaacaaaaacaaaaaacttcaggTCTATATTTCAAGCGCTCAACAGCGACACCTGGTGAGCACTTGCCGCTCTGCATCTGGCGGCAGCGAGGGGCTCTCTGCCCCGCCTCCTGGTCAAATCACCCACACCCAAGGAAGCGCGAGAAACGCTCACGACCCGGATCCCCAGCCTCCAGGGTGGCGGCCATGCAGTGGGCTTTCAAGAGTTCCTCGGGGTGATTCTAAATCAAGGCCAGGGTGAGGACCCCTGCCCCAAACATCCCAAAGTCCTCACCCACCAGCGACAGGAAGGAGAGGGGTGGGTCCAGGATGGCTGGGGCGGGGCTCAGCCCTCCGTCCTGCACCAGGGGGTTTTGGAGCAGAGTGATGATGGGAGGACAGACAGGACTCTGCATCCTGTATCAGTCAGCTAAGGCTATGTGACAAGTGCCACAGATGTGCAgcttaaaccacagacatttaCTGTCCCCTGTCCTAGAGGTGGGGAGCCTGAGATCCAGGCGTGGGCAGGGCTGATTCCCCCTGAGATGTCTCTCCCCGGCGTGTGGACGGCCGTGTCCTCCCTGGGTCCTCACAGGGTCAtcctgtgtgcgtgtgtctgtgtcctgacctcctcttcttatgaggacccCAGTCATATAGGTtcaggccccccccccccgaccctgttttaccttaatcacctctgTGAAAGCCAACCTCGAAAAGCAGCCACACCCGAGGTCCTGGAGTCAGTGCTTCAACATGTGAACttggggggggacacaattcagcccgtAACACCCTCCAAGCTGTTCTAGGCACACCTGAGATTGCACaaaaggggggaggggctgcaCCAGAGGAAGCCCCTAGTGTGGCCTTCCTCTGCCCCCTGGAAGGCTCTACGTGAAGGTGCCTCCCAGTTCCCACACCTCACGCTGGCCCCCTCAGCATCCAGGTTGTCCTAATTTGGTTACAGCTCCTCTGAGAACTCCTCAGAGACATAACATAAAAAGTTGCTGGCTTAGCCATTTTCAGGTGTCAGGTCAGGGGCATTAATTATTTACGTCATTGTGTATCCATgactaccatccatctccaggattttcatcttcccaaactgacactgtGTCCTCATCAGACTCCTGCCATTGCCAGGGTTCCAGGACTAAGAAagccttcctctctcctgcccctgTGAAAAGCCggcacctgtttctttttttcttttttttaagagatttttgtAATAccatttcccccctttcttctgccttcctcccccactccagttcaagccgttttttctcagtctagttgtgtaggacacagctccctggcccatgctggtattaagagccttgcgctccccctagCTGAGGCTGTCGGTCGTAGTCGCTAGTCGTTGGTCGGCCACttacagcagctcacggcagttctctccggctgctggccgctcatggtggcacacggtagcccacaccaacctccagctgctcgcGGCAGCCCAgatccagggagagctgttgttcacaatcttagctgtagagggcgcagctcacaggcccatgtgggaatcgaaccgtggCCTTTGGCGTTAAGAGCACCGGTCTCCAACCGCCTGAGACATTGGGCCAGCCCCTGGCACCTGTTTCCATGACAGAGTCAAAACTGGGGATGAAAGATAAAGCCCACTCCCCTCTGTATGTATCTTTCTGTGCTAAAGAGTGGATGGTCAAACAAACGTAACTTCATGATGTGAGGCCCAGAGATCGTCAGGGGTGGGGGCTCGCGGGAGGAGGGATGGAGTACTCAGAGAGAGATGGTGTTGGTCACTGAGGAACGTACCCCACATGGCTCCTCCAAAATAACATAACAAGAGGTGTCAGTTCCCTGGTTAGTTTTCTTTAGGTTAAGATGTCTCTCAGCATGGCTACTCCCGCAGGCGCTATTAGCTCGGGGTAACCACAGCTCTGAAAATGCTTTATGGCTTTAATAACGTGCTGGTGAGAAACGGTGGGGCGCTTAGGGCATGTTTTATTTATGCCGGGAAAGATGGAAGGTGGCAGTTAGAATGGGAAAGCACCGATTCAGCAGGGCTTCCTGCTGTGGTCCTACAGATTAGGTGCCTGGTGGTTAGTGTCCCACCAGAGTGCTCCCAGGAGGGTCTCCGCCACAGAGAGAGCTCCTCATGGGTCATCCCCCTCAAGCGTGACACTGCCTTAGAGTAAGTGATCCCTGGAAAATGATGTCCCTCAGGGATGGGAGGCCCCGGTGCAGAAACCAACGTTCTCCAGCAGGCGGCGCTCTCAGGGGCCCTGCCTAGAACAGAGCCAGAAGTTCAGGCCTCCCCGGTGTCCCTGTGGGTGGAGGAGGGCTGTGTCCTTTGGCTTCTAACTCAAATATTTCATTCCTTCACACAAGCTTCCTGGACTCCCAGGCAGTCTCAGTCAAGGGAAGACCCTAACTGGGTTCATCTCCAACTACTCCTGTGGGTGCGTTCTCTGGGGTCTGGCGGGCGTCCGCCGCAGGTGGGGCTTAGCCCGGTGTGGCCCCCGTGTGTGGGGGTCATTGATCCTCACAGTCAATCAATGCAGAACATGGTGACAAAGGAGACGTTCCTgaagggtgtggggacagagtcccagagagcagtttccaggctctcggcctcacgtggaaaggtgctggcttgggtagtagatggcggccatcagctgtgactagttggccatcagctgtaaccagttagccattagccactgatataactgctgtgactaagctagcaagtgtggactgtggattgcagagaggcggattgcagttggcaagtgaggTTGGCTATGCTAGAAGCGGGCGgtgggttgcggattgtgtggctcctgcttctgtgtctccaacccagccgccagcgagaatatagtggtgtgactcccctatctatggctcagtgggtgttcctttgtggcctcaccatatcctgcgttatgtggggagtgggaccagagaccccgcatgacaccccgcatgacaaggGCCACAGTGTAGGTTAAACAATCAAGACGAGGAAGGAACCAGGAAGTGCACATGGATGCACGGGTCGGTGGATGGAACCCACATGCAGCTGGTGGCCCAGGCCCTGAGACAAGGAGCTCGTGGCCTGCCCCTCCTGCCACACCAGAAGCTTCTCCCTTAGGATGAGAAGCAGCCCAGACCCCGCCCAGCCGGCTGGCTGCCATTAGGGCCCACTGTCGTCAGGGCCATTCCAGGCAGATGTGCACGGAGGCGAATACAGTCAGGGCGCAATGTCAGGGCCCCCATTTCCAAACCGCGCCTTCCCTAAACTGTTAGGCAACCTGGTCCTCACTGCACAGGGGCCACtcacccttcctctcctcccgGAGCTCTCATGTCTCCAAAGGGCCACCTGGCTCTGCATGGTGCTAGGACAGTGGGTACACCCACCCTCCGAGATGTGCCCCATGGAGCCGACAGCAGGCACACAGCTGGGACTGAGCAGCTGGTTCCAGGCGACCGGGTGGGCATGGGGTGAGCGGAGGGCAACAGGGAATGCTGGGCAAAGGCTGGCAGGAAGCAGTTTCAGCGGGgtcagggggtggggagtggcagcATTCCACTTCCGGCCAGGGACCTGGGCCCTGGCAcctggggagaaagggagggttGGGCGGGTGTCAGCCTGCACGGCTCCCACCTGCCCCAACGCCACACAAAACACACAACCACCTTTCATCCGAAATCAAGGCTGTATTTATCTCCAACTGACATGAGAacagaatgtttaaaataaccAGAGTTCACAGTGCAGACTCCGGGTTGAAATACAGAGCTGAACAAAGGAAACGACTGCAGATGGCTCAACGGACAGTGTGTGGACGTCAGGGAACAAAGACAGACGCTGATGGCAGGACGTGGTGACGTTCGTGTGATTATGAAAGCAAAACTGAAAC contains:
- the LRCOL1 gene encoding leucine-rich colipase-like protein 1 isoform X3, with translation MMKDFLTGLKAGTERERRRGLGGAPGSLCDSPLWGCSLFWKPQLGCSHLYPQEQVGPQRKAGPMAHARHLLLLFVLPVFLALKRYMPPSHKGIGEPCKEHLECQSGCCAVNSLNPQKFCTAQTFFLHCLSWQKPTGHSCLDHGECQSSCCVTNSNSALRFCMPRTIFYQCLQWRK
- the LRCOL1 gene encoding leucine-rich colipase-like protein 1 isoform X1; translation: MMKDFLTGLKAGTERERRRGLGGAPGSLCDSPLWGCSLFWKPQLGCSHLYPQEQVGPQRKAGPMAHARHLLLLFVLPVFLALKRYMPPSHKGIGEPCKEHLECQSGCCAVNSLNPQKFCTAQTFFLHCLSWQKPTGHSCLDHGECQSSCCVTNSNSALRFCMPRTIFYQCLQWRKPNGALCSDHSECRSKCCILLTEVSPPRCIPRSGILAQCLPL
- the LRCOL1 gene encoding leucine-rich colipase-like protein 1 isoform X4, which gives rise to MAHARHLLLLFVLPVFLALKRYMPPSHKGIGEPCKEHLECQSGCCAVNSLNPQKFCTAQTFFLHCLSWQKPTGHSCLDHGECQSSCCVTNSNSALRFCMPRTIFYQCLQWRKPNGALCSDHSECRSKCCILLTEVSPPRCIPRSGILAQCLPL
- the LRCOL1 gene encoding leucine-rich colipase-like protein 1 isoform X2, giving the protein MMKDFLTGLKAGTERERRRGLGGAPGSLCDSPLWGCSLFWKPQLGCSHLYPQEQVGPQRKGIGEPCKEHLECQSGCCAVNSLNPQKFCTAQTFFLHCLSWQKPTGHSCLDHGECQSSCCVTNSNSALRFCMPRTIFYQCLQWRKPNGALCSDHSECRSKCCILLTEVSPPRCIPRSGILAQCLPL